A genomic stretch from Petrotoga sp. 9PW.55.5.1 includes:
- a CDS encoding shikimate dehydrogenase, producing MKKFGLIEYPKKESLSYKVFNSYFKAANIKATYEDIVIEPSEFDNKIQNYIQNYDGLNITVPFKEVVIKYIDIIEDAKEINAVNCIYKNKGYNTDWKGFYYSLKFPLVEPILLIGAGGASKSIVYALYKKGVKEIYLTNRTKEKAEKLKKFFSDKIEIKVEPFENLKSIVRGSKTLINATSIGMFQESFYLDENDLLNLSLIYDIVYNHTPLQKTAQKLKINCLDGKSFWFYQAVENLKIWDIYNEEIFNNVFKKVVRGE from the coding sequence ATGAAAAAATTTGGGCTAATAGAATATCCTAAAAAAGAAAGTCTTTCTTACAAAGTATTCAATAGCTACTTTAAAGCTGCTAATATCAAAGCAACATATGAAGATATAGTAATAGAACCTTCTGAATTTGATAATAAAATCCAAAATTACATTCAAAATTATGATGGATTAAACATCACTGTACCTTTCAAAGAAGTGGTTATAAAATATATTGACATTATAGAAGATGCCAAGGAAATAAATGCTGTAAACTGTATTTATAAAAATAAAGGTTATAATACAGACTGGAAAGGTTTTTACTACTCACTGAAATTCCCATTAGTTGAACCCATACTTTTAATAGGGGCAGGAGGAGCTAGTAAATCTATCGTATATGCGTTATATAAGAAAGGTGTAAAAGAAATATATCTAACGAATAGAACAAAAGAAAAAGCTGAAAAGTTAAAAAAATTTTTTTCAGATAAAATAGAAATAAAAGTCGAACCATTTGAAAATTTAAAAAGTATCGTTAGAGGTTCTAAAACTCTAATCAATGCTACTTCAATAGGAATGTTTCAAGAATCTTTCTATTTAGATGAAAATGATCTTTTAAACCTTTCCTTAATATACGATATAGTCTACAATCACACGCCCTTACAAAAAACTGCCCAAAAATTAAAGATAAACTGTTTAGATGGAAAAAGTTTTTGGTTTTACCAAGCGGTTGAAAACCTAAAAATATGGGATATATATAACGAAGAAATATTCAATAATGTATTCAAAAAAGTAGTTAGAGGTGAATAA
- the aroA gene encoding 3-phosphoshikimate 1-carboxyvinyltransferase — MKIEAVPIKSINTEITVPGDKSISHRGLILGSLANGETRIHNFLTSEDTLATLEILKSIGANITQVSKNEIIVRGNGLNSFREPFDVLNAKNSGTTTRLLMGVLAAQKFYSVITGDDSLKKRPMKRVIDPLSKMGGRFFGRKGGENLPITILGTDKVVPITYETPVASAQVKSSIILAGLHAKGKTMVKEPAKSRDHTERMLKYMGADVVEKEKTTIISGPANNLKGKDIFVPGDISSASFFIVAALITKNSNLLIKDVGLNPTRTGILDVLKMMGAEISIINERNLNNEPIGDLLVKSSKLKGVEISGDMIPSLIDEIPIISILATQAEGKTTIKDAKELRYKETDRIKAICSELTKLGIEITEKDDGFDIIGKQKIKGNCTCNSYNDHRIAMSLAIAGTIAENPIKIQNFECVNISFPEFLSIYKSLKS, encoded by the coding sequence ATGAAAATAGAAGCTGTTCCTATAAAAAGTATTAATACTGAGATTACCGTTCCTGGGGATAAATCTATTTCTCACAGGGGATTGATTTTAGGTTCTTTAGCTAATGGTGAAACAAGGATACATAACTTTTTAACTTCTGAAGATACCTTGGCTACCCTTGAGATATTAAAATCAATCGGTGCAAATATAACTCAGGTTTCAAAAAACGAAATCATCGTGCGTGGAAACGGATTAAACTCTTTTAGAGAGCCTTTTGATGTGTTGAATGCAAAAAATTCTGGTACAACAACACGTTTACTCATGGGAGTTTTAGCTGCTCAAAAATTTTACAGCGTTATAACGGGGGATGATTCTCTAAAAAAAAGACCCATGAAGAGGGTAATTGATCCCTTATCAAAAATGGGAGGTAGGTTTTTTGGTAGAAAAGGTGGAGAAAACCTTCCCATAACAATTCTGGGAACGGATAAAGTTGTTCCCATAACGTATGAAACACCTGTTGCCAGTGCCCAAGTTAAATCTTCAATTATTTTGGCTGGTTTACATGCAAAAGGAAAAACCATGGTTAAAGAACCAGCTAAATCAAGGGATCATACTGAAAGAATGTTGAAATATATGGGGGCAGATGTCGTTGAAAAAGAAAAAACAACGATAATAAGCGGACCAGCAAATAATTTAAAAGGTAAAGATATATTCGTTCCGGGAGATATTTCTTCCGCTTCTTTCTTCATTGTTGCTGCATTAATTACTAAAAACTCCAATCTTCTAATAAAAGATGTAGGGCTAAATCCAACCCGTACGGGAATATTAGATGTTTTAAAGATGATGGGGGCAGAAATTTCTATCATAAACGAAAGAAATCTAAACAACGAACCTATTGGTGATCTTTTAGTTAAAAGTAGTAAATTAAAAGGAGTAGAAATAAGTGGTGATATGATCCCTTCTCTAATCGATGAAATCCCTATAATATCCATATTAGCTACTCAAGCAGAAGGCAAAACAACGATAAAAGATGCAAAAGAATTAAGATACAAAGAAACGGACAGAATCAAAGCAATATGTAGTGAGTTAACAAAATTGGGAATCGAAATAACTGAAAAAGACGATGGATTTGATATAATAGGCAAGCAAAAGATAAAAGGAAACTGTACTTGTAACAGTTACAACGATCATAGAATCGCCATGTCTCTTGCAATAGCAGGGACAATAGCTGAAAATCCAATAAAGATACAAAACTTCGAATGTGTGAACATATCTTTCCCCGAATTTTTAAGTATATACAAAAGTTTGAAATCTTAG